From Brienomyrus brachyistius isolate T26 chromosome 21, BBRACH_0.4, whole genome shotgun sequence, the proteins below share one genomic window:
- the LOC125717173 gene encoding uncharacterized protein LOC125717173, whose translation MTRNKRIAKAVSWSNDRYWATWDKWMEVIDWEDEEELCSPAESPSDQADRSIVSHTRKPIAKAVSWTDDVYWAAWDKWDEIICWGEEGECSPATPPINQPGRDKGLDMHGLEVFLLNERTVSIKPADDHQDRLKIGAVVVDLCQFELDGVNDKFEIVEIQIGEVKLEETAERGFNSEFELEIMDVEIEVVDSEFQLNALNWEIAGTKVDKLLVEHLNINNLEAGSVKVSTSNGNVVYVNGM comes from the exons atgacgag aaacaaacgaattgcaaaagctgtcagctggagcaacgatcgatactgggcaacttgggacaagtggatggaagtgattgactgggaagatgaggaagagctgtgctccccagctgaatcaccctctgaccaggctgaccgttccatcgtgtcacacacccgaaagccaattgccaaggcagttagctggacggatgatgtgtattgggcagcctgggacaagtgggatgagatcatctgttggggtgaagaaggagagtgctccccagcaactccacccatcaaccagcctgggagggataaggggttagacatgcatgggttagaggtttttctgttaaatgaaaggacagtctccataaagcctgcagatgaccaccaagacaggctgaaaataggagccgtagtggtcgacctctgccagtttgagctagatggtgtaaatgataaatttgaaattgtcgaaatacaaattggagaggtcaaattggaggagactgcagagaggggttttaattcagaatttgaattggaaattatggatgtggagatagaggttgtagacagtgaattccagctgaatgctcttaattgggaaattgctggaactaaagtggacaaattattagtggaacacctgaacataaataatctagaagcaggcagtgtgaaggtgtccacatcaaatgggaatgtggtatatgtcaatggtatgtga